The sequence GAAGTCAATACATATTTGAATTTGGTGTAAATTATTAGTATTGcttattaattatttacaattttaaaaaaacttatctACTTGACCAACTAAATTTAGATACACTTTTGATATGCCACATGACACAAATGGTCTCAAACTCTTATTGAAGCATGATATTCTtgataaaagaatgaaaaatacttctaaacttGGCAAAAACTTAATAGAATATTTTACTCATAATACAAAATCAGGCTATAtttagttttaattaattaagtaaagaTAAAGTTTATAAACCgtcaataattcaaaaataaattattaattcacgCCGTTAGTAAGATTGTTTCCTATACTTCCCTAACAAGGGAAACGGACTATCATTTGAAATACATGGCCATGTCATAAATTAACACGAAAAAAATGAGTGTATTGGTCTAAACCACAGaaacttaaaaaaaaggaaatttcgtggataagtaaatatatatatacaagttaattagttaacataattatagtttaaattaattatcattcgtcattaatttttaggaaaaaactaTGCGTCCtagtttcaattatataaacatgtaatttttttgaatttataatttgtaCAACATAATTGTAAATTGTTTAAAGTTTAGATGTTGAGCttgtacaaaaataaataaaaatcaattcaaactAACCACTTTATACAAATACGAATGAAAATAACTCAATTTTACAAATAGACGTGAAATATATAAGCGCACAtgcgaattatacaaaatgAGGTCGCCGACAACAGCTTAAACTATAGCTATTACCATAAATACGTAAACTATAACTAAGAAGCCTAATTAAATTTAGTATAGTGGCTATTTACGAAATTTCCTATAACTTAAATTGTTTGGTGGGCTCAAACGTGATCCAACACCATCCATCTAATGTTTGTATTTTCAAATccaaaatttaattatctttgtCATATTCATATATCATTGCCTAAGCAATATTAGAGCCATACGCATATTATTgatcataatatattattttacttactAGATTGACGATTACTATGTCAAATCTATATTtacacaaaatatttatatatgccAAGGGAGAGGACTAAGGAAATAATACTGAATTTGTATCATTAATTTGGCCTACTTATGAGTTATGATGCATTATCATTTATCGTCCTTTGAtgagtgatttttttgttttcccaAAATACCCGGTATATTATTAGGGCTAATACGTTGAATATCTTCAGGATATACAATTCACGTATTGTATCTTAATAGTACCTTCCGAGTGTAtaattatgtgaattgtatatCACTGAAGTATACAACATATAAAACTATACTATCAAATTATTTAATGCATGAATTCTGTAAATggacatttaattttttgactCACACTTAGATAATCATGTATAAgtccttattttcttctttgggCTTTTTGTAAACAGGACTCTATTAAGCTTAACAATGAGTAACATCAAACAAATATTAAGAACATTATTGTTTTTCATGAATACGAGTGGAAAGAAAGACGAGCATTGTTAGTCTTCATAGTCATTTTAACTACAAGACACCCCTTAATGTTATACTAGATTCGGTATGatagtgtgtatatatatttcttgaagaattttaagaattgagaaaagaaaattctaaaaaaCATGAACCACATAGATCATATAGGAAGtaaccattttttttttgaacagaGACAAACGAGTGATCAATATGTGGAAATTAAAGgggaaaattttataaaatagcaaactaataacctaaattaaatggaatagctagggtttgatttaattgtgctccatagcaaacattatctaaaatttgccagcgtctctctcccaggaatctcgctcgccactctccattctcgctctcctctctcgctttatacacagaagtgtataattctgtttctgttttgtataaagcgagagaaaattgtatatacacatgcaaaaatatatatcttcgtgttatacacttaattatacaatttacaaacattttacttcaaaaattgcagagaaaaaggccaacgaattatacaattgcgaattatacaattgcagtgaaatacaattttctctagctttatataacagaagtgtatatattgtgtttctgtaattgtataaagcgagaaaaacatatatcttcttgctatacacttataattatgcaatatacatacattttaattctaTTCAACTatatgcaaaacaaattatacaattgcagtgaaataggccaacgaattatacaatttacgcCAGCGacttatacaatttaggccagtgaattatacacttttatatgtatagcgaattatacaatttttatgtttgctatggagcgcaattatgcaaagtttgctatattatacaaatatgaattttttgtttgctatatgtgaaagttgcccaaatTAAAGTCACAGGTCCTTTGAGCTTGCCCAATAGCCAATCCAggtaaaggaaaaaaaacatgatAGGCCCAATAAGAAAATTACATGTCCAGGCCCATTAAGAAATAGGCAGCTTAAATTCCAAATTCCCCCTAATTCCACCTTCACTCAGTTGTTCAAACTTTGGAAATCGCAAATCCATCGCTGGAAAAGGTAACTCTTCAATCTCCATTGCTTCTCTTCCATTTCTTCCTTTCAAAATTCTTACAAAACCCTATAGTTGTATCTATATACTATACGTATTTTTACAGATTATACTCTTCTTCCGTAGAATCTCTGTAAAACCCTAAAATGGAGTGGAACCCTGAAACCGCACAATTTCTCTCCCAATGCTTCCTTAATACGCTATCTCCGTTACCGGAGCCTCGCCGTCGAGTTGAAACAGCACTTTCTGAGGCCTCCGAGAGATCTAACTATGGTCTCGCCGTGCTTCATCTTGTAGCTGAGCCTTCTGTTGACGAGCAGATCCGTCAATCTGCTGCTGTTAACTTCAAAAACCATCTCAAGGCCCGTTGGGCTCCATCACCTCCTAAAGAATCCAATCTTCCAGCATTAAACCCCATTTCCGACCCTGAGAAGGAGCTTATTAAGAGCTTGATTGTTTCTCTTATGCTTAAGTCCTCACCTAAGATACAATCCCAGCTCAGTGAAGCTTTGGCTGTGATTGGAAAGCATGATTTCCCAAAAGCTTGGCAATCTTTGTTGCCTGAGCTTGTTGCCAACCTTGATACTTTAACACAAGCAAATGATTATGCTTCTGTTAATGGTGTATTAGCTACCATTAATTCTTTGTTTAAGAAGTTCCGTTATCAGTTTAAGACCAATGAGTTGCTTCTTGATTTAAAATACTGTCTTGATAACTTTGCAAAGCCACTTTTGGAAGTGTTCAAAAGAACTGTGAATTTGATCGATCAAGCTGTGGCGTGTGGGGCTGCAAATGCCGCAACCCTTAAGCTCTACATAGAGTCTCAAAGGTTGTGCTGTAGAATATTTTATTCGTTGAATTTTCAAGAGTTGCCGGAGTTTTTTGAGGACCATATGGACGAGTGGATGATCGAGTTTAAGAAGTATCTCACTGTGAAATACCCCGTGCTTGAGGACACTGGGGATGATGGTCTTGCTGTTGTTGATGGACTGCGTGCTGCAGTGTGTGAAAATATTGGTCTTTATATGGAGAAGGAGGAAGAACTGTTTCAGAAGTATCTAAGCGGGTTTGTCGAGGCTGTATGGAGTCTTCTTGTGGCTTCATCTGCATCTTCTAGTAGGGAACGACTTACTGTTACTGCAATCAAGTTCTTAACCACTGTTAGTACTAGCGTGCATCATATTTTGTTTGAAAGAGATGACATTCTGGAGCAGATTTGTCAGAGTATTGTAATTCCCAATGTGATGCTGAGAGACGAGGATGAAGAGTTGTTTGAAATGAACTATATTGAGTTTATTAGACGGGATATGGAAGGGAGTGATCTTGATACAAGGAGGAGGATCGCATGTGAACTGCTCAAGGGCATTGGTATGCATTACAAAGACAAGGTCACAGCGAAGGTGTCCCTTCAGATACAAAATTGCTTGGGCTTGTTTTCCCAGAATCCGGATGCAAATTGGAAATATAAGGATTGCGCTATCTATTTGGTTGTCTCCCTTGCCACTAAGAAGGCAGGTGGTAGTTCAGTATCAACTGATCTTGTAGATGTTGAGAACTTTTTCGGGTCAGTTATTGTACCAGAGTTGCAAAGTAGGGATGTGAATGCCTTTCCAATGTTGAAGGCAGGTGCATTAAAGTTCTTTACTATGTTCCGAAATCAGCTGCCAAAGGCTGTTGCAATGGCATTACTACCAGATGTTGTGCGTTTCCTTGCTTCAGAGTCAAATGTGGTTCATTCTTATGCTGCGAGTTGCATTGAGAAACTGTTGCTTGTTAAAGATGATGGGACACGAGCAAGATATACAGCAGCAGATATTAGTCCCTTTTTGTTAGTGTTGATGACTAACCTTTTTAGTGCCCTGGAGAAGCCAGAATCTGAGgagaatcaatatataatgaagTGTATTATGCGAGTGCTAGGAGCTGCTGAAATTTCTCGTGATGTTGCTTCAGCTTGCATAACAGGTCTGACAAATGTTCTCAACAGAGTCTGCGAGAACCCTAAGAATcctatttttaatcattatctCTTTGAATCGGTAGCTGTTCTTATTAGGAGAGCCTGTGAGAGGGATCCTACTCTTATATCTGCTTTCGAAGGGAGCCTTTTCCCTAGCCTCCAGATGGTCTTGGCTAAGGATGTGAGTGAATTCTTTCCATATGCATTTCAGCTGTTGGCTCAGCTTGTTGAGTTGAATAGACCTCCTGTACCTCAGCACTACGTGCAGATCTTTGAGATTCTCCTCTTACCTGAGTCATGGAAAAAGTCCGCAAATGTTCCAGCTCTTGTCCGATTGCTCCAAGCATTCCTCCGGAAGGCACCTCATGAGCTTAACCAGCAGGGCAGGCTGTCTAATGTTCTGGGTATTTTCAATACACTGATTTCATCTCCCAGCACAGATGACCAAGGTTTTTATGTGCTCAACACGGTTATTGAAAATCTTGGGTATGATGTAATATCACCTTTTATGGGCCACATTTGGGTTTCACTTTTTAACCGGCTGCAGCATGGCAGAACGGTGAAGTTTCTGAAGAATCTTGTGATATTTATGTCTCTATTCTTGGTCAAGCATGGGTTACAGAATCTTGTGGTTTCAATGAATGCGGTTCAGAAGGATGTATTTCAGACCATTGTGGAGCAATTTTGGGTGCCGAACCTCAAGTTAATCACAGGATCTGTTGAACTCAAGCTGACTTCAGTTGCTTCAACAAAACTAATTTGCGAATCTTCAACATTATTGGATCCCAAGGTTCGGGGCAAAATGCTTGACAGCATTGTTACTCTTCTCTCTAGACCGGAGGAAGAGAGAGTGTTGGATGAGACAGACGTTCCAGACTTTGGGGAGACTGTGGGTTATAATGCTACTTTCGTTCATCTTTATAATGCTGGGAAGAAAGAAGAGGACCCTTTGAAGGAAGTGAATGATCCAAAGCAATATTTGGTGGCTTCCATGGCGAATCTTGCTGCTCTTTCCCCTGGAACATATCCGCAGCTTATTAGAGAAAATCTTGAGCCAGCAAATCAAACAGCTCTTCTTCAGTTCTGCAGCTCCTACAATCTCTCAATAGTTTGAGAAGAATCCATGTGGTGGTATGCTTTCTTCTTTGTACTTTTTGATTCTgtttaattatcattttatgtTGTGTAATAACTATACCTCATTTTTTAAGGATCAAAATTTAATTGTACGATTGGAAATTTGTCTAGATTATGGTGCCCCTTTAAACATTAGACCCATTGATCAGAAGATTCATTGAATTTGGCTTAGAATCCTGTGTTTAGGTTGTCGgcaattatttattcttttgctGCTCTAATTGAGGAAGTTTAATTGGTATAATAGATATGCATGTTACTGATAAACAAAAGATATGGTAATAGATATGCATGCAGATATTACCTAATTGTCAGTGATAGGAAAGTTGTTTGAGTTAAGGGTCTTATATTTTTCCTACTCTGCACTTTTTGTTATAACTATGACTAACATCTGCTTATTGAATTCTAGAGTCTGCTCATGTTATTACATTAAGTGCTAAAAACGTAAGACagtttaacttattaaaaaggGTAGGACAATTTACTTAGTTTGGTCTAGCTGCATTTCTTGTTGTGGGAATTGTGATAGTTTAGTGCACCAAGTTGTTGCTATCACATGTCCCTTATGGTTGAAATTTGTTTCGTAAGTGGCTGTTGCCTGTTCATTGAAGTTAGTTTGCAGTCCGAGATTCTTTTATGTGATTATTATGGAAGTTGCCAAGCCCAAGCCGTTTCTGCTCTTTGTTTAAATAAGCTTTAAGTTTATTCATGATGCTGGTCCACAGGTGTAGGAGAAGATTTGATCTTTATTATATATGCTGATGAACTTAGGCTTTGTCCACTACCCAGGGCTTTTGTTCTATGGTTAAGATAGTATATTGCGGGATGTTCCATCGGCTCACTTCATGAGTTCAAAACTTGGTTGGTGGAGAGCAGGTCTAGTATTTAAGTGAAGAAGCCAGAGGGACTTGCCCATTATCCACCAACTTTGAAATCTAAAAGGCCGTATATCTCAGTTATTGGTAGAATATGTAGTTCTTTTTTTGGAAGATAGTAAGTTGTCTGATGGGGATTTGAGACTTATTTGAAAGACAATTTCATTTGGTACGCTGTACATAAACCCGTTTGCACCAAAAAACTTGCAAATAAAAAGGTCTAAATTAAAGGGCTAGTATGCTTTGTAAAAGATTAATCTTTAGTTTTTGGTTCCTCGCCCAAGTATGTGATACCCATAGATGCTTCTTGAAATATCGCTCAAGCTGCTTTCAAGGACACATGTCTGCACACTTATGACAGAACTCATGGACAaacctcctttttttttgtttgacaatttttcaaaaatataatttctatgCCTCAATCTTGGTCCTCctcattttttcattaaatgatCCAAGTTGACTTCTCTTGTTTGTATGTATTTTGTCGTGCTTCTAGCTTCTGTGTTCTATCTCTCAATTTCCACATTCCTTTCTTTAAATCTAAAGCTGGAGCTTCTAAGTTGGCAATGTCCATGCTTCCTCCTGCCTTAGTTTTGTCACTTGTTATCCTGTTTGCAGGTGTCAAATATGAATCTTATTTGCCTAATTTACTGACTAAGCTTGCCTAGGTTCTTTGCATAACCCATCTCACAATGCATTGGCATTACTTTATTACTTCGTATCGTTTAGTTTTCTTGTGTCAGAATATTTGTTACATTTATCAcagtccccccccccccccNCACGATTTCAACTACAAATGCAGGGTTTAGTGCAAGTATTGTGTTTGTGCCTGCTTTTGTTAAGCCACTGCCCGATTGATGATGACCTTATACTAAGTAGATGTTTATCCATTAGGTCATCGGGCACGTGCAATATTTTATGGTCAAGGTCAGTTCAGGCGTTTGTATCTTTGTTTATCAACTTCATTATGCTTCATGAAATCATATGCCACTTCCAGGTTTTCTATTCTTTATAAATTTGAAGTCACATAGTATGACAATTGATAATTTTCTCTTGTGAATCTTCTGGCGGCACTAGGTTAAGTTGGAGTTGTTTGGCTTCAATTTTGTGGTGTTGACATTGCATCTTCGTTGTTCTCCTTGTATTCATACTTATCCACATAGTATGACAATTGATGATTCTCTTGTGAATCTTCTGGCGGCACTAGGTTAAGTTGGAGTTGTTTGGCTTCAATTTTGTGGTGTTGACATTGGATCTTCGTTGTTCTCCTTGTATTCATACTTCCACATAGTATGACAATTGATGATTTTCTCTTGTGAATCTTCTGGCAGCACTACCTTAAGTTGGAGTTGTTTGGCTTCAATTTTATGGTGTTGACATTGGATCTTCGTTGTTCTCCTTGTATTCATACTTATCCACACACACAAAACAAAAAGGTTGTACTTCTATTTGTGCTTAAGAAATGAAAGTGTGTCAGGCGCCTAATTTTTACCTTGCTTGTCGAATTTTGGAAATGCGTCCTCCCTTCATGTTTTGGTTCCTTTATATTCTGTTTTGGACTATGACTTTACTTCTTAAGGTTTTAATCTGTTGTCTGGCCTCTCTTTCTCATTTCAATACATATTTGTGATCTACATTGTATGCCTAATTATTCGGTGGTTGAACTTTCAGGGCCTGTGGTCAAGAAGGCGGTTCATGGAGTACACAGGAATCTGTTGTTTCTATCCTTGCACTTGTCTGATTATGTTGCTTATAGATGTGATGAAGCGGACAATTGATTGAGTTTGCAGCTCGTCTGTTATTGTTGTGGAGTCAGCATTATGCTTTGAGTTCTCATTCTTTCATCTTCCTGTCGTCAGTGGCAGTAGCCTCTATTGCCACGGATATTTTGGCCGGAGAAAgtctctcttttttgtttttgtttttaggGGGATGGGGGTGGGAGTGTCCGAGCATATGTGATGATGGGGGATTTGCTTCATTTAGGATTTTgatatgttaatgtgctaaagCAAAATAGAAATGGTTAAACACCTATAATATTCGGGATTGAGCTGTTGTCATAGTCATTTTGCTGTCTTGTGCTTGTCAAATTTTGTATAATGCTTGCgaagattttatttttcaacttcaTTTTGAGAATGTGCTCATTCTTTCAGTGTGTAATTAAACAGGACAAGGAGACTGAATAGCACTTGAACCTTACCAGATGAAAGTTAATGTTTTCACAGGCATAATCTACTATTTCTTCCATGCAATCAATCTTTGGgcctaaaaaatcaaaaaatttcgATGTCTATGACCAGAGGTGGGGACTAAATCTTATACCCTTTAATACTAATTCTTACCCAAAACTAAGTCTTTTTGGGCTCAcatgtttataattttaaattataaaattaatcgTTTGATCCTGATCTTTAGTTTTACTTTTTAACAATTGAATTTACGCCTAATGGGACATAAATGTTCTAGAAATTGAAGTCAAGTCCGAGTACAATTTGTGGGTTATAACGatattaaaatgtaaatttaAAAGTTACTTA comes from Solanum pennellii chromosome 1, SPENNV200 and encodes:
- the LOC107007433 gene encoding exportin-2, which gives rise to MEWNPETAQFLSQCFLNTLSPLPEPRRRVETALSEASERSNYGLAVLHLVAEPSVDEQIRQSAAVNFKNHLKARWAPSPPKESNLPALNPISDPEKELIKSLIVSLMLKSSPKIQSQLSEALAVIGKHDFPKAWQSLLPELVANLDTLTQANDYASVNGVLATINSLFKKFRYQFKTNELLLDLKYCLDNFAKPLLEVFKRTVNLIDQAVACGAANAATLKLYIESQRLCCRIFYSLNFQELPEFFEDHMDEWMIEFKKYLTVKYPVLEDTGDDGLAVVDGLRAAVCENIGLYMEKEEELFQKYLSGFVEAVWSLLVASSASSSRERLTVTAIKFLTTVSTSVHHILFERDDILEQICQSIVIPNVMLRDEDEELFEMNYIEFIRRDMEGSDLDTRRRIACELLKGIGMHYKDKVTAKVSLQIQNCLGLFSQNPDANWKYKDCAIYLVVSLATKKAGGSSVSTDLVDVENFFGSVIVPELQSRDVNAFPMLKAGALKFFTMFRNQLPKAVAMALLPDVVRFLASESNVVHSYAASCIEKLLLVKDDGTRARYTAADISPFLLVLMTNLFSALEKPESEENQYIMKCIMRVLGAAEISRDVASACITGLTNVLNRVCENPKNPIFNHYLFESVAVLIRRACERDPTLISAFEGSLFPSLQMVLAKDVSEFFPYAFQLLAQLVELNRPPVPQHYVQIFEILLLPESWKKSANVPALVRLLQAFLRKAPHELNQQGRLSNVLGIFNTLISSPSTDDQGFYVLNTVIENLGYDVISPFMGHIWVSLFNRLQHGRTVKFLKNLVIFMSLFLVKHGLQNLVVSMNAVQKDVFQTIVEQFWVPNLKLITGSVELKLTSVASTKLICESSTLLDPKVRGKMLDSIVTLLSRPEEERVLDETDVPDFGETVGYNATFVHLYNAGKKEEDPLKEVNDPKQYLVASMANLAALSPGTYPQLIRENLEPANQTALLQFCSSYNLSIV